Proteins encoded within one genomic window of Polypterus senegalus isolate Bchr_013 chromosome 6, ASM1683550v1, whole genome shotgun sequence:
- the tmco4 gene encoding transmembrane and coiled-coil domain-containing protein 4, with protein MAEDVSPAANTATGIIVSAPCKRLSEPGRFAYAGLCAVSLAQLFPGKDHRDFRVAFVEALVSWLGLCTSVLPAMTAFSCGLGDDGTDTFASLLLQEPVLDGQSILIIQDLVSFSLRKGQYDARARVLIQHLSCLLRAPLEKLEIFEGTLVHSLKEKQEQQPEEQEGAVRKETKKKLQRYLLIGLATVGGGTLIGLTGGLSAPLVAAGAGALIGTTGAAALGSTAGIAVMASLFGAAGAGLTGYKMKKRVGEIEEFDFLTLTEGKQLHITVAVTGWLCAGEFASFHTPWHTLLHSQEQYCLAWESRYLLELGNAMVTLLSGLVNMVAQETLKYTILSGIMTALAWPASLLAVASVIDNPWSVCLHRSVEVGKQLARVLRSRQQGKRPVTLVGFSLGARVIYFCLQELSQEKDCQGIIEDVVLLGAPVEGTAKHWESLTKVVSGRIVNGYCRGDWLLRFLYRSSSIQMMVAGLQPVNLDDRRMVNVDLSSVVKGHLDYMRQMETILVAVGIRTRGPQVERTKNELTKATVLDVCSVRTIETKMQPGELEVVEAAVHGK; from the exons AGACTTCAGGGTGGCGTTTGTGGAGGCTCTAGTATCCTGGCTGGGTCTCTGCACATCTGTACTACCTGCCATGACTGCATTTTCATGTGGCCTAGGTGATGATGGGACAGACACATTTGCCTCCCTGTTACTGCAGGAGCCTGTATTGGACGGACAGTCTATTTTGATTATACAG gatcttgtttccttttctcttagGAAGG GACAGTATGATGCACGAGCTCGAGTGCTCATCCAGCACCTCAGTTGCCTACTGAGAGCTCCTCTGGAAAAGCTGGAAATTTTTGAGGGCACACTAGTTCATTCTCTTAAAGAGAAGCAAGAACAGCAGCCTGA GGAGCAGGAGGGAGCTGTCaggaaggaaacaaaaaagaagctgcaGCGTTACCTGTTGATTGGCTTGGCCACTGTTGGGGGTGGCACTTTGAttg GGCTTACTGGTGGATTGTCAGCACCTCTGGTTGCAGCTGGAGCAGGAGCACTTATTGGCACCACTGGAGCAGCAGCACTGGGCTCAACGGCTGGTATTGCTGTGATGGCTTCTTTATTTGGAGCTGCAGGAGCCGGATTGACAG GTTATAAGATGAAAAAGCGAGTGGGGGAGATTGAGGAATTTGATTTTCTAACCCTGACAGAAGGAAAGCAGCTCCACATCACAGTAGCAGTGACAGGCTGGCTATGCGCTGGAGAATTTG CCTCCTTTCACACTCCTTGGCACACACTATTACACTCTCAGGAGCAATACTGCCTTGCATGGGAGTCCAGATATCTCTTGGAGTTGGGCAATGCTATGGTGACTTTGTTAAGTGGACTTGTCAATATGGTGGCTCAAGAAACACTCAAGTACACCATACTTTCAG GAATCATGACTGCATTGGCATGGCCAGCCTCACTTCTTGCTGTTGCCAGTGTCATTGACAATCCATGGAGTGTGTGTCTGCACCGCTCTGTGGAAGTGGGCAAACAGCTAGCTCGAGTGTTGAGAAGTCGGCAGCAG GGAAAGCGGCCAGTGACGCTTGTTGGCTTCAGCCTTGGAGCTAGAGTCATCTATTTCTGTCTCCAGGAACTTTCTCAGGAAAAGG ATTGTCAGGGTATCATTGAAGATGTTGTTTTGCTGGGGGCTCCAGTGGAAGGAACAGCAAAACATTGGGAAAGTCTGACCAAAGTCGTATCGGGACGAATTGTCAATGGATATTGTAG AGGTGACTGGCTGCTCAGGTTTTTGTACCGTAGTTCCTCTATTCAAATGATGGTTGCTGGTCTCCAGCCTGTAAACTTGGATGACCGTAGGATGGTCAATGTTGACTTGTCTTCTGTG GTAAAGGGACATTTGGATTACATGCGACAGATGGAAACCATCTTGGTTGCAGTTGGCATTAGAACCAGAGGTCCCCAAGTGGAGAGAACAAAGAATGAACTGACTAAGGCCACAGTTTTGGATGTATGCAGTGTAAGAACAATTGAGACAAAGATGCAGCCTGGAGAGCTTGAAGTAGTGGAAGCTGCTGTTCATGGGAAATAG
- the htr6 gene encoding 5-hydroxytryptamine receptor 6, translated as MDPIPLGVPHDWGNSSLSIQLNATGGNGWVAVFLCLIIIITTAGNFILILLIFSQDNLRSTSNYFLVSLFMSDLMVGLVVMPPAMLNELYGRWVLLRGFCLIWVSFDVMCCSASILNLCVISLDRYLLITSPLQYKLHMTPGRALLLILAAWTLAALASFLPIEMGWHEPGLELPSAVQTSAGEDDEQCRLLVSLPFALIASCLTFFLPSVAISFTYWRILRAARSAARRVASLPSTVAEQGQASKITSQFTCESRRLANTHSRKALKASLTLGVLLGMFFAAWLPFFVANMVQAVCDCVPGVLFNVLTWLGYCNSTMNPIIYPLFMRDFKRAMAHYMPCCPRARERHHSMMSLSMKNSNSGRALKSTVVVPGDTESLNSDPTTLRPTNKELVATGADSVKLIDLECTAHELLPCQLMDLE; from the exons ATGGATCCAATCCCTTTAGGGGTACCACATGACTGGGGCAACTCAAGCTTGAGTATCCAACTCAATGCAACTGGGGGCAACGGCTGGGTCGCAGTTTTCCTCTGCTTGATCATCATAATCACGACAGCGGGTAACTTTATTCTCATCCTCTTGATCTTTAGCCAGGACAACCTGAGGAGCACTTCCAACTACTTTTTGGTGTCGCTTTTCATGTCCGATCTCATGGTGGGTCTGGTCGTCATGCCACCGGCAATGCTCAATGAGCTTTACGGACGCTGGGTTCTGCTACGAGGTTTCTGCCTCATCTGGGTGTCCTTCGACGTGATGTGCTGTAGCGCCTCCATTCTTAACCTGTGTGTGATCAGTCTGGACCGCTACCTGCTGATCACTTCGCCGCTCCAATACAAACTGCACATGACACCCGGCCGGGCGCTGCTGCTCATCTTGGCTGCCTGGACACTGGCAGCGCTTGCCTCATTTTTGCCTATTGAAATGGGATGGCATGAACCCGGCTTGGAGTTGCCTTCTGCTGTTCAGACATCAGCAGGTGAAGATGACGAGCAGTGCCGCCTCCTGGTCAGCTTACCCTTTGCGCTCATCGCTTCCTGTCTCACCTTCTTCCTCCCTTCAGTGGCCATCTCCTTTACGTATTGGAGGATCCTGCGCGCCGCCCGAAGTGCAGCCAGACGCGTGGCATCGCTGCCGAGCACAGTGGCCGAACAGGGGCAG GCTTCAAAAATAACAAGCCAGTTTACCTGTGAAAGCCGAAGACTGGCCAACACACACAGCAGGAAAGCACTAAAGGCCAGTCTGACACTGGGAGTTCTACTGGGAATGTTTTTTGCAGCCTGGCTACCATTCTTTGTGGCAAACATGGTTCAG GCAGTATGCGACTGTGTTCCTGGAGTTCTGTTCAATGTCCTTACTTGGCTTGGATACTGCAACAGCACTATGAACCCCATCATCTACCCTTTGTTCATGAGAGACTTCAAGAGGGCCATGGCTCACTACATGCCATGTTGTCCTCGGGCAAGGGAGCGCCACCATAGTATGATGTCTCTGTCTATGAAGAACTCCAATAGTGGAAGAGCTTTGAAAAGCACAGTGGTTGTGCCCGGAGATACAGAATCCCTCAACTCTGATCCTACAACTCTGCGACCTACCAACAAAGAGCTTGTGGCCACCGGTGCAGACTCAGTCAAATTGATTGACCTGGAATGTACAGCACATGAGTTACTGCCCTGTCAACTAATGGACCTTGAGTGA